A single genomic interval of Mycobacterium sp. DL592 harbors:
- the sdhA gene encoding succinate dehydrogenase flavoprotein subunit: MITEHRYDVVIVGAGGAGMRAAVEAGPRVRTAVLTKLYPTRSHTGAAQGGMCAALANVEEDNWEWHTFDTVKGGDYLADQDAVEIMCKEAIDAVYDLEKMGMPFNRTPEGRIDQRRFGGHTRDHGKAPVRRACYAADRTGHMILQTLYQNCVKHDVEFFNEFYALDIALTETPSGPVATGVIAYELATGDIHVFHAKAIVFATGGSGRMYKTTSNAHTLTGDGLGIVFRKGLPLEDMEFHQFHPTGLAGLGILISEAVRGEGGRLLNGEGERFMERYAPTIVDLAPRDIVARSMVLEVLEGRGAGPHKDYVYIDVRHLGEDVLEAKLPDITEFARTYLGVDPVTELVPVYPTCHYVMGGIPTNVNGQVLRDNTNVVPGLYAAGECACVSVHGANRLGTNSLLDINVFGRRAGIAAANYALNHDFVDLPSAPAGMVVDWVGNILSEHGNERVADIRTELQQSMDNNAAVFRTEETLKQAMTDIHALKERYARISVHDKGKRYNSDLLEAIELGFLLELAEVTVAGALNRKESRGGHAREDYPNRDDTNYMRHTMAYKEGSELLSDIRLDYKPVVQTRYEPMERKY; the protein is encoded by the coding sequence ATGATTACCGAACATCGTTACGACGTCGTCATCGTCGGTGCCGGCGGTGCCGGAATGCGCGCGGCCGTCGAAGCCGGCCCGCGGGTTCGCACCGCGGTGCTGACCAAGCTGTACCCGACGCGCAGCCACACCGGCGCTGCCCAGGGCGGCATGTGCGCGGCACTGGCCAACGTCGAAGAAGACAACTGGGAGTGGCACACCTTCGACACCGTCAAGGGCGGCGACTACCTCGCCGACCAGGACGCGGTCGAGATCATGTGCAAAGAGGCCATCGACGCGGTCTACGACCTCGAGAAGATGGGGATGCCGTTCAACCGCACCCCCGAGGGCCGTATCGACCAGCGCCGGTTCGGCGGGCACACCCGCGACCACGGCAAAGCGCCGGTGCGCCGGGCCTGCTATGCCGCCGACCGCACCGGCCACATGATCCTGCAGACGCTGTACCAAAACTGCGTCAAGCACGACGTCGAGTTCTTCAACGAGTTCTACGCGCTGGACATCGCGCTCACCGAGACCCCGAGTGGCCCGGTGGCCACCGGCGTCATCGCCTACGAACTGGCCACCGGTGACATCCACGTCTTCCACGCCAAGGCCATCGTGTTCGCCACCGGCGGCTCGGGCCGGATGTACAAGACCACCTCGAACGCCCACACGCTGACCGGCGACGGGCTGGGCATTGTGTTCCGCAAGGGACTTCCGTTGGAGGACATGGAGTTTCACCAGTTCCATCCGACCGGACTGGCGGGGTTGGGCATCCTCATCTCCGAGGCGGTGCGCGGCGAGGGCGGCCGGCTGCTCAACGGCGAGGGTGAGCGCTTCATGGAGCGCTACGCCCCGACCATCGTCGACCTGGCACCGCGCGACATCGTCGCCCGCTCCATGGTTCTCGAGGTGCTCGAAGGCCGCGGGGCCGGGCCGCACAAGGACTACGTCTACATCGACGTGCGCCACCTCGGCGAGGACGTGCTCGAGGCCAAACTGCCCGACATCACCGAGTTCGCCCGCACCTACCTCGGTGTGGACCCGGTGACCGAGCTGGTGCCGGTCTACCCCACCTGCCACTACGTGATGGGCGGCATTCCGACCAACGTCAACGGTCAGGTACTGCGCGACAACACCAACGTGGTTCCCGGCCTGTACGCAGCCGGTGAATGCGCATGTGTGTCGGTGCACGGCGCCAACCGGCTGGGCACCAACTCGCTACTCGACATCAACGTCTTCGGCCGCCGCGCCGGGATCGCGGCCGCCAACTACGCACTGAACCACGACTTCGTCGACCTGCCGTCGGCGCCGGCGGGCATGGTCGTCGACTGGGTGGGCAACATCCTCTCCGAGCACGGCAACGAGCGGGTCGCCGACATCCGCACCGAACTGCAACAGTCGATGGACAACAACGCCGCGGTGTTCCGCACCGAGGAGACCCTCAAGCAGGCGATGACCGACATCCACGCGCTCAAGGAGCGCTACGCCCGAATCTCGGTGCACGACAAGGGGAAGCGTTACAACAGCGACCTCCTGGAGGCCATCGAGCTGGGCTTCCTGCTGGAGCTGGCCGAGGTCACCGTGGCCGGCGCACTCAACCGCAAGGAATCCCGCGGCGGCCATGCCCGCGAGGACTACCCCAACCGCGACGACACCAACTACATGCGTCACACCATGGCCTACAAGGAAGGCAGCGAGCTGCTCAGCGACATCCGGCTGGACTACAAGCCGGTGGTGCAGACCCGCTACGAGCCGATGGAGCGGAAGTACTGA
- a CDS encoding succinate dehydrogenase hydrophobic membrane anchor subunit has protein sequence MSAPESRLGPPAPILERNHDRPAGLDNPRAPRRRSGMPNFEKYAWLFMRFSGVVLIFLALGHLFIGLMWDGGVYRIDFNYVAQRWASPFWQTWDLLLLWLAQLHGGNGMRTIISDYARKDSTKFWLNSLLVVSMLIVLVVGTYVLLTFDPNIS, from the coding sequence GTGAGCGCGCCCGAAAGCCGGCTCGGGCCGCCGGCCCCGATCCTGGAACGCAACCACGACCGGCCGGCCGGGCTGGACAACCCGCGCGCCCCGCGCCGCCGCAGCGGCATGCCCAACTTCGAGAAGTACGCCTGGCTGTTCATGCGTTTCTCCGGGGTGGTGCTGATCTTCCTTGCCCTCGGTCACCTGTTCATCGGGTTGATGTGGGACGGCGGGGTATACCGCATCGACTTCAACTATGTCGCGCAGCGCTGGGCCTCCCCGTTCTGGCAGACGTGGGACCTGCTGCTGTTGTGGCTGGCCCAGCTGCACGGCGGCAACGGCATGCGCACGATCATCTCCGACTACGCACGCAAGGACTCCACCAAGTTCTGGCTGAATTCGCTGCTGGTGGTTTCGATGCTCATCGTCTTGGTGGTGGGCACCTACGTTCTGCTGACTTTCGACCCGAACATCTCCTAG
- a CDS encoding acyl-CoA dehydrogenase family protein, producing MKLVAGQDERDLASMLRGLLATRKDDTIQALAAAGILGLGICEQYGGSGGTLADLGVFAREAGRALCPSLVYSTVIAAQAIDLLGGDSSRKRWLADLASGATSATTALWNVYDAADVTATLRADRTKQGEWRLTGTADFVSDATDADLIVVSGMDASGRTLGFVCALDSPGVTQRSLAVMGGHHSSCVRFDDVVPDDVLGDGEPLGRDELRRTANTAIALSSLDLVGVGEAVLDRTVAYTSMRQQFGRPIASFQAAQHIVADMHIALAAARLAAQAAVFALSRGRVAVRETAIARMHSATAAKWATLDAHQLHGGMGYVVETDLYLWSERARVFSTLGGGADVAATWLDDDQVSRTAVTDRLRRKDGL from the coding sequence ATGAAACTCGTTGCCGGACAGGACGAACGCGACCTCGCATCGATGCTGCGTGGACTGCTGGCCACCCGCAAGGACGACACCATCCAGGCGCTGGCCGCCGCGGGCATCCTGGGACTGGGCATCTGCGAGCAGTACGGCGGATCCGGCGGAACGCTCGCCGATCTCGGCGTCTTCGCGCGGGAGGCCGGCCGGGCGCTGTGCCCGTCGTTGGTCTACAGCACCGTGATCGCCGCTCAGGCGATCGACCTGCTCGGCGGTGACAGCTCGCGCAAACGATGGCTTGCCGACCTCGCCAGTGGTGCCACCTCGGCCACTACCGCATTGTGGAACGTCTATGACGCCGCCGACGTCACCGCCACCCTGCGGGCCGACCGCACCAAACAGGGTGAATGGCGGCTCACCGGCACAGCCGATTTCGTCTCCGACGCGACCGACGCAGACCTCATCGTGGTGTCCGGGATGGACGCCTCCGGCCGGACCCTGGGATTCGTCTGCGCTCTGGACAGCCCGGGTGTGACCCAGCGGTCGCTGGCGGTGATGGGCGGTCACCACTCCTCGTGCGTGCGGTTCGACGACGTTGTTCCCGACGACGTGCTCGGCGACGGCGAGCCGTTGGGCCGCGACGAGCTTCGCCGCACCGCCAACACCGCGATCGCACTGAGCTCACTGGACCTCGTCGGTGTCGGCGAGGCCGTGCTCGACCGCACGGTGGCCTACACCTCCATGCGTCAGCAGTTCGGCAGGCCGATCGCGTCCTTCCAGGCCGCCCAGCACATCGTGGCCGACATGCACATCGCGCTGGCCGCGGCCCGGCTCGCCGCGCAGGCGGCGGTGTTCGCGCTGAGCCGAGGGCGGGTGGCGGTCCGCGAAACCGCCATCGCGCGAATGCATTCCGCCACCGCCGCCAAGTGGGCGACGTTGGACGCCCACCAGCTGCACGGCGGGATGGGCTACGTGGTCGAGACCGACCTGTATCTGTGGTCGGAGCGGGCGCGGGTCTTCTCCACCCTCGGCGGGGGAGCCGACGTTGCGGCCACCTGGCTTGACGACGACCAGGTCAGCCGCACGGCGGTGACCGACCGGCTGCGCCGCAAGGACGGGTTGTGA
- a CDS encoding acyl-CoA dehydrogenase family protein produces MDFDLDADQLAWLAEVREFLRENVTDALRAEIAEHNLEHPGGEVAAFRRKLGAKGWFGLNWPAEYGGLGLGPIYLHLLMSEFEYWGAPGPDLTVTSIAPMIMRHGTEQNKREFLPLIARGEMTCALGYSEPDAGTDLASLRTRAVRDGDEWVINGSKIWNSGAQRSTHEWLCVRTDPSAQRHRGISVIVVPVDSPGVKIRPLIAWSGYRTNEVFFDDVRVPATNLIGEENRGWSYITGALDLERGALTNAGDLRRALDELQVLARMPRRDGTVPIDNPAVRRRLAQAEADVEVAALMGYEASSMLSDGVIPTVQVSVEKVFSSELRQRIADLGIDLLGAEGLLAHRNPEAPAGGRFEKLYRFAPLMRFGGGTNEVLRDVIAQRGHAMPSYGR; encoded by the coding sequence GTGGATTTCGACCTCGACGCAGACCAGCTCGCCTGGTTGGCCGAGGTGCGTGAATTCCTGCGCGAGAACGTCACTGACGCGCTGCGCGCCGAGATCGCCGAGCACAACCTCGAGCACCCCGGCGGCGAGGTCGCGGCATTCCGCCGCAAACTCGGCGCCAAGGGCTGGTTCGGACTGAACTGGCCGGCCGAGTACGGCGGGCTGGGGCTGGGGCCGATATACCTGCATCTGCTGATGTCGGAGTTCGAGTACTGGGGCGCGCCGGGGCCGGATCTGACGGTCACTTCGATCGCGCCGATGATCATGAGGCACGGCACCGAACAGAACAAGCGTGAATTCCTGCCGCTGATCGCCCGCGGCGAAATGACTTGTGCCCTTGGCTATTCCGAGCCCGACGCCGGTACCGACCTGGCGTCGCTGCGGACCCGTGCGGTCCGCGACGGCGACGAGTGGGTGATCAACGGATCCAAGATCTGGAACAGCGGCGCACAGCGATCCACCCACGAGTGGTTGTGCGTGCGCACCGACCCCAGCGCGCAGCGGCACCGGGGAATCTCGGTGATCGTCGTCCCGGTGGACAGCCCCGGGGTGAAGATCCGCCCGCTGATCGCCTGGTCCGGCTACCGCACCAACGAGGTGTTCTTCGACGACGTCCGGGTGCCGGCGACCAATCTCATCGGCGAGGAGAACCGCGGCTGGTCCTACATCACCGGTGCGCTAGACCTGGAGCGCGGCGCCCTGACCAACGCCGGCGACCTGCGCCGTGCGCTCGACGAGTTGCAGGTGCTGGCGCGCATGCCGCGCCGCGACGGGACGGTGCCCATCGACAACCCCGCGGTCCGGCGCCGGCTCGCCCAGGCTGAGGCCGACGTCGAGGTCGCCGCCCTGATGGGCTACGAGGCGTCGTCGATGCTGTCCGACGGGGTGATCCCCACGGTGCAGGTCAGCGTCGAGAAGGTGTTCAGCAGCGAACTGCGCCAGCGCATCGCAGACCTGGGCATCGACCTGCTGGGCGCCGAAGGTCTTCTGGCCCACCGAAACCCGGAAGCCCCGGCGGGTGGCCGTTTCGAGAAGCTCTACCGATTCGCGCCGCTGATGCGTTTCGGCGGCGGTACCAACGAAGTGCTGCGCGACGTGATCGCCCAGCGCGGCCACGCCATGCCGTCGTACGGTCGGTGA
- the fadD1 gene encoding fatty-acid--CoA ligase FadD1: protein MIDTVQALLRERMADDGIAVLSPERSWTWREHLADAAAEASALIAMADPDRPLHIGALLTNSPAYTRAMAAAALGGYVLCGINTTRRGEGLVSDIRRSDCQLLLVDSDHAPLLDGLDLTGLIVVDVTGPDYAAAVAAAEPLVPHREVSGTDPFMMIFTSGTSGNPKAVPFAHAMSVMCGLSLAAQLDITADDVCYLSMPLFHSNGVAAGWSVAVAGKAAMVPVKFSVSRLLSDIRHYGATFMNYVGKPLALVLATPEQPDDADNPLRVMYGNEATDRDIAEFSRRFGCRIVDGFGSSEFAVVVVREDGTPPGSIGKGWPGVSIYDPETRTECATAEFDADGNLLNFDEAVGELVNTDGAGPFTGYYNDPDATSERLRHGMYWTGDLAYRDADGWIYLAGRTADWMRVDGENLAAAPIERVLQRIPQVNQVAVYAVPDETVGDAVMAAIVLRQGESLTPKDFEDFLAAQPDLSPKAWPRYVRFNDDLPHTATNKILKRELSAAGVTAGAGVLWERAARATSYQVVG, encoded by the coding sequence ATGATCGACACTGTCCAGGCGCTGCTGCGCGAACGGATGGCCGACGACGGCATCGCGGTGCTGTCGCCGGAGCGGAGCTGGACGTGGCGTGAGCATCTGGCCGACGCGGCCGCCGAGGCGTCGGCTCTTATCGCGATGGCCGACCCGGACCGTCCCCTGCATATCGGCGCGTTGCTGACGAATTCGCCCGCCTACACCCGGGCGATGGCCGCCGCCGCCCTGGGTGGCTATGTGCTGTGCGGTATCAACACCACCCGCCGTGGTGAAGGGCTGGTGTCGGACATCCGCCGCTCGGACTGCCAGCTGCTGCTCGTCGACAGCGACCACGCACCGCTGCTGGATGGCCTGGATCTGACCGGTCTGATCGTCGTCGACGTCACCGGCCCCGACTACGCCGCAGCCGTCGCTGCCGCCGAACCGCTTGTCCCACATCGGGAGGTCAGCGGCACCGACCCCTTCATGATGATCTTCACCTCCGGCACGAGCGGCAACCCGAAGGCGGTGCCGTTCGCCCACGCCATGAGCGTGATGTGCGGCCTGAGTCTGGCCGCCCAACTCGACATCACGGCCGACGACGTCTGTTACCTGTCGATGCCGCTGTTCCACTCCAACGGGGTGGCCGCGGGCTGGTCGGTGGCCGTCGCGGGTAAGGCGGCCATGGTGCCGGTGAAGTTCTCGGTATCGCGGCTGCTGTCCGACATCCGGCACTACGGCGCGACATTCATGAACTACGTCGGCAAGCCGCTGGCCCTGGTGCTGGCCACACCCGAGCAGCCCGACGACGCCGACAACCCGCTGCGCGTCATGTACGGCAACGAGGCCACCGACCGCGACATCGCCGAATTCTCAAGGCGGTTCGGCTGCCGCATCGTCGACGGCTTCGGCTCCAGCGAGTTCGCCGTCGTCGTCGTCCGCGAGGACGGCACGCCACCGGGGTCTATCGGCAAGGGCTGGCCGGGTGTGTCGATCTACGACCCGGAGACGCGCACCGAATGCGCCACAGCCGAATTCGACGCCGACGGAAACCTGCTGAACTTCGACGAGGCAGTCGGCGAGCTCGTGAACACCGACGGCGCGGGGCCCTTCACCGGGTACTACAACGACCCCGACGCCACCTCCGAGCGGCTGCGCCACGGCATGTACTGGACCGGCGATCTGGCCTACCGCGACGCCGACGGCTGGATCTATCTGGCCGGGCGGACCGCGGATTGGATGCGGGTCGACGGCGAGAACCTGGCGGCGGCCCCGATCGAACGGGTGCTGCAACGCATTCCGCAGGTCAACCAGGTCGCCGTCTACGCGGTGCCCGACGAGACCGTCGGCGATGCGGTGATGGCCGCCATCGTGCTGCGCCAAGGGGAGTCGTTGACGCCCAAGGACTTCGAGGATTTCCTCGCCGCCCAGCCCGACCTGTCACCCAAGGCGTGGCCGCGCTACGTCCGCTTCAATGACGACCTGCCGCACACCGCGACTAACAAGATCCTCAAGCGTGAGCTCAGTGCCGCCGGTGTGACGGCCGGCGCCGGCGTGCTCTGGGAGCGGGCGGCGCGCGCGACCAGCTATCAGGTGGTCGGCTGA
- a CDS encoding succinate dehydrogenase iron-sulfur subunit yields MTIAPEVDTREPALPPIPDGAVMVTLKIARFNPEDPDAAGFQSFRVPCLPSDRLLNLLIYVKSYLDGTLTFRRSCAHGVCGSDAMRINGVNRLACKVLMRDLLPKKDKPLTITIEPIRGLPVEKDLVVNMEPFFDAYRAVKPYLMTSGNSPTRERIQSPTDRARYDDTTKCILCACCTTSCPVFWNEGSYFGPAAIVNAHRFIFDSRDEGAAERLEILNEVDGVWRCRTTFNCTEACPRGIEVTKAIQEVKRALMFAR; encoded by the coding sequence ATGACGATTGCGCCAGAGGTCGACACCCGCGAACCCGCCTTGCCGCCCATCCCGGACGGCGCGGTGATGGTGACGCTGAAGATCGCCCGGTTCAATCCCGAGGATCCGGATGCCGCCGGATTCCAGAGCTTCCGGGTGCCATGCCTGCCCAGCGACCGGCTGCTGAACCTGCTGATCTACGTCAAGAGCTACCTGGACGGCACGCTGACGTTCCGCCGGTCGTGCGCGCACGGCGTGTGCGGATCGGATGCGATGCGGATCAACGGCGTCAATCGGCTGGCCTGCAAGGTGCTGATGCGCGATCTGCTGCCCAAGAAGGACAAGCCGCTCACGATCACCATCGAGCCGATTCGCGGGCTGCCCGTGGAGAAGGACCTCGTGGTCAACATGGAGCCGTTCTTCGACGCCTACCGCGCGGTCAAGCCGTACCTGATGACCTCGGGCAATTCGCCCACCCGCGAACGCATTCAGAGCCCGACCGACCGGGCCCGCTACGACGACACCACCAAGTGCATCCTGTGCGCGTGCTGCACGACGAGCTGCCCGGTGTTCTGGAACGAGGGCTCGTACTTCGGCCCAGCGGCGATCGTCAACGCCCACCGGTTCATTTTCGACAGCCGCGACGAGGGTGCCGCCGAGCGGCTGGAGATCCTCAACGAAGTCGACGGGGTGTGGCGCTGCCGCACCACCTTCAACTGCACCGAAGCATGTCCGCGCGGCATCGAGGTCACCAAGGCGATCCAGGAGGTCAAGCGCGCGCTGATGTTCGCGCGCTGA
- a CDS encoding cytidine deaminase, whose amino-acid sequence MTTAIDWKVLQQKAIAVSEHAYAPYSQFPVGAAALVDDGRVVVGCNVENVSYGVGLCAECAVVCALISGGGGRLVAIAVVDATGAALMPCGRCRQLLLEHGGPELLVDHVDRPRSLAELLPDAFGPDDLDRVRREKP is encoded by the coding sequence ATGACGACGGCTATCGACTGGAAAGTATTGCAGCAGAAAGCAATTGCTGTGTCAGAGCATGCCTACGCGCCCTATTCGCAGTTCCCGGTGGGTGCTGCCGCCCTGGTCGACGATGGTCGGGTTGTCGTGGGCTGCAATGTGGAGAATGTCTCATATGGCGTAGGTCTCTGTGCCGAGTGTGCGGTGGTCTGCGCCCTTATTTCCGGTGGTGGGGGCCGGTTGGTGGCCATCGCGGTGGTCGATGCCACCGGCGCCGCACTGATGCCGTGCGGGCGCTGCCGACAGCTACTTCTGGAGCACGGCGGGCCGGAATTACTGGTCGACCACGTCGACCGACCGCGGAGCCTGGCCGAATTGCTGCCCGACGCGTTCGGGCCCGACGACCTCGACCGCGTCCGGCGGGAAAAGCCGTGA
- the sdhC gene encoding succinate dehydrogenase, cytochrome b556 subunit — MSTASTVPAPREKSAGRRRTLYRGDPGMWSWVLHRITGATVFFFLFVHVLDTALVRVSPQAYNSVVETYKTPIIGLMEIGLVAAVLYHALNGVRIILIDFWWKGPRYQRQMLWAVAGLWLLVMVPSLVIIGMHMAERFL, encoded by the coding sequence ATGAGTACCGCGTCAACAGTGCCTGCCCCTCGCGAGAAATCCGCGGGGCGGCGGCGCACCCTCTACCGAGGCGACCCCGGTATGTGGTCGTGGGTGTTGCACCGGATCACCGGCGCCACCGTGTTCTTCTTTCTGTTCGTCCACGTCCTGGATACCGCCCTGGTGCGGGTCAGTCCGCAGGCCTACAACTCCGTCGTCGAGACCTACAAGACGCCGATCATCGGCCTGATGGAGATCGGCCTGGTGGCCGCGGTGCTCTACCACGCGCTCAACGGCGTCCGGATCATCCTGATCGACTTCTGGTGGAAGGGTCCCCGCTACCAACGCCAGATGCTGTGGGCCGTCGCGGGACTGTGGCTGCTGGTGATGGTGCCCTCGCTGGTGATCATCGGCATGCACATGGCGGAGCGGTTCCTGTGA
- a CDS encoding thiolase family protein produces MRLAGEAAIVGIAELPAQRKPTRPEQFTLDQYAALAKMVLDDAGLDAGVVNGLISHGLAESDMFVPATLSEYLGLPIDFGERVDLGGATSAAMVWRAAVAVELGLCDAVLAVVPGSRNLPRSARRPATNPNWFGASSNNYGSPQAEYEIPYGNLGQNAPFAQIAQRYGAQYGYDPSALAKIAVDQRTNACAHPGAVFHGQPLSEADVLASPMIADPIHMLETVMPVHGGTGVLIANADLARRARHRPVWITGFGEHISFKTMTYADDPMVTPIARAAARAFDMAGRTPADVDVASIYDCYTITVLMTLEDAGFCPKGQGMTWIKERDLTFRGDFPLNTAGGQLSYGQAGMSGGMHHVVDAARQLMGRSAAAQVPDADVAFVAGTGGIMSEQVALVLGGD; encoded by the coding sequence ATGCGGCTGGCCGGTGAGGCGGCGATCGTCGGGATCGCCGAGCTGCCCGCGCAGCGCAAGCCGACCCGCCCCGAGCAGTTCACCCTCGACCAGTACGCGGCACTGGCCAAGATGGTCCTCGACGACGCGGGGCTCGACGCCGGAGTGGTCAACGGGCTGATCTCGCACGGGTTGGCCGAATCCGACATGTTCGTCCCGGCGACGCTGTCGGAGTACCTCGGGCTGCCGATCGACTTCGGTGAACGGGTCGACCTCGGCGGGGCCACCTCAGCCGCTATGGTCTGGCGTGCCGCCGTCGCCGTCGAACTCGGACTGTGTGACGCCGTGCTGGCCGTGGTGCCCGGCTCGCGCAACCTGCCGCGGTCGGCGCGACGGCCCGCCACGAACCCGAATTGGTTTGGGGCGTCGAGCAACAACTACGGATCACCACAGGCCGAGTACGAGATCCCGTACGGCAATCTCGGCCAGAACGCGCCGTTCGCGCAGATCGCGCAGCGCTACGGCGCCCAATACGGCTACGACCCGTCGGCACTGGCGAAGATCGCGGTGGATCAGCGCACCAACGCCTGCGCTCACCCGGGCGCGGTGTTTCACGGTCAGCCCCTGTCTGAGGCCGACGTGCTGGCCAGCCCGATGATCGCCGACCCGATCCACATGCTGGAGACCGTGATGCCGGTGCACGGCGGCACCGGTGTGCTGATCGCCAACGCAGACCTGGCGCGGCGCGCGCGGCATCGCCCGGTGTGGATCACCGGCTTCGGCGAGCACATCTCCTTCAAGACCATGACCTATGCCGACGATCCGATGGTCACCCCGATCGCCAGGGCCGCAGCCCGCGCGTTCGACATGGCCGGACGCACACCGGCCGACGTCGACGTGGCCTCGATCTACGACTGCTACACCATCACTGTGCTGATGACCCTGGAGGACGCCGGGTTCTGCCCGAAGGGGCAGGGTATGACGTGGATCAAGGAGCGGGACTTGACGTTTCGGGGTGACTTCCCGCTCAACACCGCGGGCGGGCAACTGTCCTACGGTCAGGCCGGAATGTCCGGTGGCATGCACCATGTCGTCGATGCCGCCCGCCAGCTGATGGGCCGCTCGGCGGCCGCACAGGTCCCCGATGCCGACGTCGCGTTCGTGGCGGGCACCGGCGGCATCATGAGTGAACAGGTTGCGCTCGTCCTCGGAGGGGACTGA
- a CDS encoding Zn-ribbon domain-containing OB-fold protein gives MAEPIPMPEPTPVSQPFWDGLTQHRILIQYSPSSGRYAFYPRTLAPGTLADDLEWREIDGAATLYTYTIARRPTGPPWADALPQLLAVVQWDAGPRFSTELVDVDPEDIRIGMRLEPVFCDDAASGTTLLRYRPAS, from the coding sequence ATGGCCGAACCGATCCCGATGCCCGAGCCGACGCCGGTATCGCAGCCCTTCTGGGACGGGCTGACCCAGCACCGCATCCTGATCCAGTACTCGCCGTCGTCGGGCCGCTACGCCTTCTACCCGCGCACCCTGGCGCCGGGCACGCTGGCCGACGATCTGGAATGGCGCGAAATCGACGGAGCGGCAACGCTATACACCTACACGATTGCCCGACGGCCGACCGGACCGCCCTGGGCCGATGCGTTGCCGCAGCTGCTCGCCGTGGTGCAGTGGGATGCCGGCCCCCGGTTTTCGACCGAGCTCGTCGACGTCGACCCCGAAGACATCCGCATCGGCATGCGGCTGGAACCGGTGTTCTGCGATGACGCCGCTTCCGGTACGACACTGCTGCGCTACCGGCCGGCATCATGA
- a CDS encoding MaoC/PaaZ C-terminal domain-containing protein — MTQLFYDDVAPGDSLTSLTVTVDETQMFFFSAATYNGHRIHYDKDWAREVEGYDDVLVQGPLQAALLARAVTDWIGGAGRLVEYSVQNRGVALPGQPLTFGGTVTGKRLEHGRGLVNLDIFGRRDADILMPGTATVELPLREGVS; from the coding sequence ATGACTCAGCTGTTCTACGACGACGTCGCGCCCGGCGACAGCCTGACATCGCTCACCGTGACCGTCGACGAGACACAGATGTTCTTCTTCAGCGCCGCAACCTACAACGGTCATCGCATCCACTATGACAAGGACTGGGCGCGCGAGGTCGAGGGCTATGACGATGTTCTGGTCCAGGGCCCGCTACAGGCCGCACTGTTGGCCCGCGCCGTCACCGATTGGATCGGTGGCGCAGGCCGGCTCGTCGAGTACTCGGTGCAGAACCGTGGTGTCGCGCTTCCCGGGCAGCCGCTGACGTTCGGCGGCACCGTCACCGGCAAGCGACTTGAGCACGGCAGGGGACTTGTCAATCTCGACATCTTTGGCCGCCGGGACGCCGACATCCTGATGCCGGGTACGGCAACCGTGGAACTGCCGCTGCGCGAAGGTGTTTCCTGA
- a CDS encoding MaoC family dehydratase N-terminal domain-containing protein: MTADSLVDADTAARVGTVAATATGDVLRRDWQRWAVAVGDDNPLWFDPDYARANGYRDIICPPLYLQYAILGVTPRSALRPDGSSGAVSGSLAFPKAPRRMAGGESFTFHLPAYHRDEIEMVRTVESIVEKDGRSGRFVLVTWRTVYRNQHRQLVAEATTSMIARP; the protein is encoded by the coding sequence GTGACCGCAGACAGCCTGGTCGACGCCGATACGGCCGCTCGGGTCGGCACCGTCGCGGCCACCGCCACCGGGGATGTCCTTCGCCGGGACTGGCAGCGGTGGGCCGTGGCCGTCGGCGACGACAACCCGCTGTGGTTCGACCCGGACTATGCCCGCGCCAACGGTTATCGCGACATCATCTGCCCGCCGCTGTACCTGCAGTACGCCATCCTGGGCGTCACCCCGCGCAGCGCGCTGCGCCCGGACGGCTCCTCCGGTGCGGTGTCGGGAAGTCTCGCCTTTCCGAAGGCGCCGCGGCGGATGGCGGGCGGGGAGAGCTTCACGTTCCACCTGCCCGCCTACCACCGCGACGAGATCGAGATGGTGCGCACTGTGGAGTCGATCGTCGAAAAAGACGGTCGCTCAGGCAGGTTCGTCCTGGTCACCTGGCGCACCGTCTACCGCAACCAACACCGTCAACTGGTGGCCGAGGCCACGACGTCGATGATTGCCCGACCATGA